The region ACCACAGATTAAAATCAATAATGATGTATAATAACTATGAATTTTAATTCCATAAAAAACAATTTTCAATAATAAATAATCTTAGCTAAAACTTAAAACATTGAAAAAACAAAAAAAATATCATTAAAATTTGCTTGGACAAAATAACTTGAAACATATACTATTTATTCTTCCTTACCTTAGCTTAGGAGGTACGGAAAAACAGGCTTTTAGTTTAATAGAAAAATTAGTTAATAAATATCAAATATCTCTCCTAGCCCCCGATGGAGAGAGTAACTCAGTCTTTGCAAAACTACCCATTGAAAAACAAAAATTTACCCGATGGGATTATAACTTTATCAAAGGATTTTGGGAACTATTTACAGCCATCAGAAAAATAGATAAACAAAAGAAAATTGACTTAATTCACATTCATGGAGCCCATGAATTAATGCTTCCTGCACGACTAAACTTAAAAAAAACACCCATCATTTTCACAGTCCATGGCTACCATGGTTATAATGCCAAATTGAGTTATCAATCAAGTTGTTTTCTGAGTAATTTATTAGCTGACAACGTTATCAGTGTCTGTCAAGCAGAATTTAATATCTTAACGGATTTAGGACTTAAAAATGATAAAATAAAATTAATTTATAATGGTGTCAAACAAGCTCAATTAAATCCAGATATATCCTTAGAATATCTTCATAAATTTAATCTCAATAAAGAAAAAGAAATTATCATAGGCACAGCCGCCCGTCTTGACGAAGTAAAAGGA is a window of Cyanobacterium stanieri LEGE 03274 DNA encoding:
- a CDS encoding glycosyltransferase family 4 protein, with the translated sequence MKHILFILPYLSLGGTEKQAFSLIEKLVNKYQISLLAPDGESNSVFAKLPIEKQKFTRWDYNFIKGFWELFTAIRKIDKQKKIDLIHIHGAHELMLPARLNLKKTPIIFTVHGYHGYNAKLSYQSSCFLSNLLADNVISVCQAEFNILTDLGLKNDKIKLIYNGVKQAQLNPDISLEYLHKFNLNKEKEIIIGTAARLDEVKGLTYLLQGFALVNQHLLLKNKQINHNLKLVIAGTGKLEESLKKEAQQLKIAHQTIFAGYISDLPNLMSLYDIFVLPSLQEAASLACVEAMSLAKPVIGTNVGGIPEQVYDNINGFIVEPRNPQQIADSLIKLIENPSLREKFAQNSYQRYQNHFASDIMVQKTMKLYEDTLHN